One genomic region from Natrarchaeobius halalkaliphilus encodes:
- the minD gene encoding MinD/ParA family ATP-binding protein, producing the protein MSHETVYAIASGKGGVGKTTTTVNLGTALAQAGERVAIVDTDLGMANLAGFVSLTPDATTLHDVLAGDVSIDDATYRLADNIVAVPSGTDLDEYAETSPEGLREAVSELRATYDYVFLDVGAGISHETVLPLGLADAVVVVSTPEPAAVQDSKKTVELTDRAGGDLAGLIVTRTHPGSDISYEEVASRLEIPLLGTVPEDPTSRESVYAGTPLVVYDPDSDASAAYRQLAADLAGIEIPDHSSGGDDSVGTVSSDDDSNPDVDSDRDHEEVIEGETAHDEVSSAITEAESDS; encoded by the coding sequence ATGTCACACGAGACTGTCTATGCTATCGCGAGCGGGAAGGGCGGTGTCGGAAAGACGACGACGACGGTCAACCTCGGAACGGCACTCGCTCAGGCGGGCGAGCGGGTTGCCATCGTCGACACCGACCTGGGTATGGCGAACCTCGCCGGGTTCGTCAGTCTGACTCCGGACGCGACGACGTTGCACGACGTGTTAGCCGGCGACGTCTCCATCGACGACGCAACCTATCGCCTCGCGGACAACATCGTCGCCGTTCCCAGTGGTACCGACCTCGATGAATACGCCGAAACCTCTCCCGAGGGGCTTCGGGAGGCGGTCTCCGAACTACGTGCCACGTACGACTACGTCTTCCTCGACGTCGGAGCCGGAATCAGCCACGAGACGGTTCTCCCGCTCGGGCTCGCCGACGCCGTCGTCGTCGTCTCGACCCCCGAGCCCGCCGCCGTTCAGGACTCGAAAAAAACGGTCGAACTCACCGATCGGGCGGGCGGCGATCTCGCGGGACTCATCGTCACTCGAACCCACCCCGGCAGCGACATCAGCTACGAGGAGGTCGCCTCCAGACTCGAGATTCCGCTGCTCGGGACCGTTCCCGAAGATCCGACGTCCCGCGAAAGCGTCTACGCCGGGACGCCACTCGTCGTCTACGATCCGGACAGCGACGCATCCGCGGCGTATCGCCAGCTCGCCGCAGATCTCGCCGGCATCGAGATCCCGGATCACTCGAGCGGCGGCGACGACTCCGTCGGAACTGTCAGTTCGGACGACGACTCGAACCCGGATGTCGATAGCGATCGAGATCACGAGGAGGTCATCGAAGGCGAGACAGCACACGACGAGGTTTCGAGTGCGATCACGGAAGCGGAATCCGATAGCTAA
- a CDS encoding DALR anticodon-binding domain-containing protein, which yields MLEEGGALQTRDETDDARPPAEAVETDTATVEIERDVDADLLETDAERDLLETIARFPAVVDEAADDLEPHRVATYTREFADRFNAFYRECPVLADDVDPEQREARLALVAASRHTVSNALSILGVAAPRSM from the coding sequence ATCCTCGAAGAGGGTGGAGCGCTTCAAACTCGCGACGAGACGGACGACGCCCGTCCCCCAGCCGAGGCCGTCGAGACCGACACCGCTACCGTGGAGATCGAACGCGACGTCGACGCAGACCTCCTCGAGACCGACGCCGAGCGAGACCTCCTCGAGACGATCGCACGGTTCCCTGCGGTCGTCGACGAGGCCGCCGACGATCTGGAGCCCCACCGCGTCGCGACCTACACGCGGGAGTTTGCGGATCGATTCAACGCCTTCTATCGCGAGTGCCCGGTGCTCGCAGACGACGTCGATCCCGAACAGCGTGAGGCGCGACTCGCGCTCGTCGCCGCCTCGAGACACACGGTTTCGAACGCGCTGTCGATCCTCGGCGTCGCTGCACCGCGGTCGATGTAA
- a CDS encoding DUF7344 domain-containing protein: MNWHSKDLAAIVADPTNRAVLDVLVDADRRLTTMEIAERLVSRESGVVDSREYDRRLDERQLSLHHGVLPKLDEIGIIDYDARRNVVSVESDVGSEGVWAEFESIDELLARINAPDEADERTVGMLEGREALYEYGRTLADRSDDELFLIYTSDELLDGDCLPQAKNAIQRGVEFHAGVQGSGARQFFQERLPDATVWEPQLDWCSDPSVYPTISRLIVSDRKRVLVGLWDEPDADDRKASVDDGKTEIGMVGEGRRNPLVVLVRELLGPRLDHLDYQSDAFLGDLPFET; encoded by the coding sequence ATGAATTGGCATAGCAAGGATCTCGCAGCGATAGTCGCTGATCCGACGAACCGAGCCGTGCTGGACGTGCTGGTCGACGCCGATCGTCGGCTTACGACGATGGAGATCGCTGAGCGACTCGTTTCCCGGGAGTCCGGCGTCGTCGACTCGAGGGAGTACGACCGTCGACTCGATGAAAGGCAGCTCTCGCTTCATCACGGGGTGCTTCCGAAACTCGACGAGATCGGGATAATCGACTACGACGCGAGGAGAAACGTCGTGAGCGTCGAATCCGATGTCGGGAGTGAAGGCGTCTGGGCGGAATTCGAGTCGATCGACGAACTGCTCGCTCGAATCAACGCTCCCGACGAAGCCGACGAACGTACCGTGGGGATGCTCGAGGGCCGGGAAGCGCTGTACGAGTACGGACGAACGCTAGCCGACAGATCCGATGACGAGCTGTTTTTGATATACACTTCCGACGAATTGCTCGACGGAGACTGTCTCCCGCAGGCGAAAAACGCGATTCAGCGTGGCGTCGAATTTCACGCCGGCGTCCAGGGGTCCGGCGCGCGACAGTTCTTTCAAGAGCGGCTTCCGGACGCGACCGTCTGGGAACCACAGCTGGACTGGTGCTCCGATCCATCCGTGTACCCGACGATCAGCCGACTCATCGTCTCCGATCGCAAACGCGTTCTCGTCGGGCTCTGGGACGAGCCCGATGCCGATGACCGAAAAGCTTCGGTCGACGACGGGAAAACCGAGATCGGAATGGTCGGAGAGGGACGCCGGAATCCGCTGGTCGTCCTCGTCCGGGAACTCCTGGGACCACGACTGGATCACCTCGACTATCAAAGCGATGCGTTTCTCGGTGATCTCCCGTTCGAAACGTGA
- a CDS encoding NUDIX domain-containing protein gives MVSRPPQYCPRCGSPLETITFESRERKRCSPCGAVIWHNPVPCAGVAVVDRSRAEPAVLCVERGVPPGIGEWTLPGGHMEIDENPETTAARELEEETGVSVDPDALEILDATALPPQNGKHVTMIHYVVDRAHTEGEPAAGSDASAARFWTPAEFDTADEIFRPIHEDRFRTVADRSE, from the coding sequence ATGGTCAGCCGACCACCGCAGTACTGCCCCCGCTGTGGAAGCCCCCTCGAGACGATCACGTTCGAATCTCGGGAGCGAAAACGGTGTTCTCCCTGTGGAGCCGTAATCTGGCATAACCCGGTCCCCTGCGCTGGCGTGGCGGTCGTCGATCGATCCAGGGCCGAGCCAGCCGTCCTCTGCGTCGAACGGGGCGTCCCGCCAGGCATCGGCGAGTGGACGCTTCCGGGCGGACACATGGAGATCGACGAGAACCCCGAAACGACGGCCGCCCGTGAACTCGAAGAGGAGACCGGCGTGTCGGTCGATCCCGACGCGCTCGAGATTCTCGATGCGACGGCGTTGCCGCCACAGAACGGCAAACACGTCACGATGATCCACTACGTCGTCGATCGAGCGCACACCGAGGGCGAACCGGCGGCTGGAAGCGACGCGAGCGCAGCACGGTTCTGGACGCCGGCCGAGTTCGATACGGCCGACGAGATCTTCCGACCGATTCACGAAGACCGGTTCCGGACCGTTGCCGACCGATCCGAATGA